A stretch of Anaeromyxobacter dehalogenans 2CP-1 DNA encodes these proteins:
- a CDS encoding ATP-dependent helicase, protein MGYLPAPVAEDLLQDLNDAQREAVLHDDGPLLVLAGAGSGKTRVIVHRIARLVRDRGVVPWHVLAVTFTNKAAGEMRERLERLLGPLARELWVQTFHAFGARFLRREAARAGLSPSFAIYDDDDQLRLVKGLLSELGLDEGEGLTPRQVLSQIDRWKNQALRAAEVKVAGLDPEAARTKEVYHRYEQALARAGAVDFGDLLLRPVRLLEEDAALRARWAGRFRYLLVDEFQDTNPVQYRLLQLLTGPRRNVCVVGDDDQAIYRWRGADVSNILGFDGDFPGTKVVKLEQNYRSTRTILDAAHAVISRARRRRDKRLWTESGAGAPLALLVGEDEHAEAERIARAVAAERGRGTSGDEIAVLYRTNAQSRPLEAAMRAARIPYVIVRGTSFYERAEVRDAAAYLRLALSPASDLDLERVVNRPPRGIGDKTVERLRAHAAARGLPLVEAVAERDAVAELKPAARRALAEFHALVTGLAADVPALDAGVAVQEVLKRSGMLARLEEEHTDEAVERAENLAELVAAAREFDESIAGEPPPGDPEEVRPPPLARFLEQIALLGEADAATPEGRVALMTLHAAKGLEFEAVFLAGMEDGTLPYERPWADQTASERDESLDEERRLCYVGMTRAKRRLTISLARRRIGYGENGPSYRNMEPSRFLRDLPPELFGDAVAREVRAREAARAAPVARPPTIRRLPGALEGEPHIELDGDELSQPAAPAPRARPAAPRGEPTVDYSFDQRGDAGAAAFSRGERVAHASLGEGVVLACDAGGADAKATVRFASAGDKRVLARFLRRAF, encoded by the coding sequence TTGGGCTATCTTCCGGCCCCCGTGGCCGAGGACCTGCTCCAGGATCTCAACGACGCCCAGCGCGAGGCGGTGCTGCACGACGACGGCCCGCTGCTCGTGCTCGCCGGCGCGGGCAGCGGCAAGACGCGCGTCATCGTGCACCGCATCGCCCGGCTGGTGCGCGATCGCGGGGTGGTGCCCTGGCACGTGCTCGCGGTCACGTTCACCAACAAGGCCGCCGGCGAGATGCGCGAGCGGCTCGAGCGCCTGCTCGGCCCGCTGGCGCGCGAGCTGTGGGTCCAGACCTTCCACGCGTTCGGCGCCCGCTTCCTGCGCCGGGAGGCCGCCCGGGCCGGCCTCTCGCCCTCGTTCGCGATCTACGACGACGACGACCAGCTCCGGCTGGTGAAGGGGCTCCTCTCCGAGCTGGGCCTCGACGAGGGCGAGGGGCTCACCCCGCGCCAGGTCCTCTCGCAGATCGACCGCTGGAAGAACCAGGCGCTCCGCGCCGCCGAGGTGAAGGTCGCCGGGCTCGATCCGGAGGCCGCGCGCACGAAGGAGGTCTACCACCGCTACGAGCAGGCGCTGGCGCGCGCGGGCGCGGTGGACTTCGGCGACCTGCTGCTCCGGCCGGTGCGGCTGCTGGAGGAGGACGCGGCGCTGCGCGCCCGGTGGGCCGGCCGCTTCCGCTACCTGCTGGTGGACGAGTTCCAGGACACGAACCCGGTCCAGTACCGGCTGCTGCAGCTCCTCACCGGCCCGCGCCGCAACGTCTGCGTGGTGGGCGACGACGACCAGGCCATCTACCGCTGGCGCGGCGCCGACGTCTCCAACATCCTCGGCTTCGACGGCGACTTCCCGGGCACGAAGGTGGTGAAGCTGGAGCAGAACTACCGCTCCACCCGCACCATCCTCGACGCGGCGCACGCGGTGATCTCGCGGGCCCGGCGCCGGCGCGACAAGCGGCTCTGGACCGAGTCCGGGGCGGGCGCGCCGCTGGCGCTGCTGGTGGGAGAGGACGAGCACGCCGAGGCCGAGCGGATCGCGCGGGCGGTCGCGGCGGAGCGCGGCCGCGGCACCTCCGGCGACGAGATCGCGGTGCTGTACCGGACGAACGCGCAATCGCGGCCGCTCGAGGCGGCCATGCGGGCGGCGCGCATCCCGTACGTCATCGTCCGCGGCACGAGCTTCTACGAGCGGGCCGAGGTGCGGGACGCGGCCGCGTACCTGCGCCTCGCGCTCTCGCCCGCGTCCGACCTCGACCTCGAGCGGGTGGTGAACCGGCCGCCGCGCGGCATCGGGGACAAGACGGTGGAGCGGCTGCGGGCCCACGCCGCCGCCCGGGGCCTGCCGCTCGTCGAGGCGGTGGCGGAGCGCGACGCGGTGGCGGAGCTGAAGCCGGCCGCGCGCCGGGCGCTGGCCGAGTTCCACGCGCTCGTCACCGGCCTCGCCGCCGACGTCCCGGCGCTCGACGCCGGCGTGGCGGTGCAGGAGGTGCTGAAGCGCTCCGGCATGCTGGCGCGCCTCGAGGAGGAGCACACCGACGAGGCGGTGGAGCGGGCCGAGAACCTGGCCGAGCTGGTGGCCGCCGCGCGCGAGTTCGACGAGTCCATCGCCGGCGAGCCGCCGCCCGGCGATCCGGAGGAGGTGCGCCCGCCGCCGCTGGCCCGCTTCCTCGAGCAGATCGCGCTGCTCGGCGAGGCCGACGCCGCCACGCCGGAGGGGCGCGTCGCGCTCATGACGCTGCACGCGGCGAAGGGGCTCGAGTTCGAGGCGGTGTTCCTGGCCGGCATGGAGGACGGGACGCTGCCCTACGAGCGGCCCTGGGCCGACCAGACCGCGTCGGAGCGGGACGAGTCGCTCGACGAGGAGCGGCGCCTCTGCTACGTCGGCATGACCCGCGCCAAGCGGCGCCTCACGATCTCGCTGGCGCGGCGGCGCATCGGCTACGGCGAGAACGGCCCCTCCTACCGCAACATGGAGCCCTCGCGCTTCCTGCGCGACCTGCCGCCGGAGCTGTTCGGCGACGCGGTGGCGCGCGAGGTGCGCGCGCGCGAGGCGGCCCGGGCGGCGCCGGTGGCGCGCCCGCCCACCATCCGGCGGCTCCCCGGCGCGCTCGAGGGCGAGCCGCACATCGAGCTCGACGGCGACGAGCTCTCGCAGCCGGCCGCGCCCGCGC